The following DNA comes from Anastrepha obliqua isolate idAnaObli1 chromosome 1, idAnaObli1_1.0, whole genome shotgun sequence.
ACCATCCGAGTCCTTTCCGCAATAGATATAAGCATTATAAAGATAGCTGTTTCTCGCGTCTGTTAAGCACTGAATTTTAAGGCCATATTTTGCTGGCTTGTTTGGCATCTACATCTTAAAGCGGCATCTCCCACGGAAACTCACCAGCATTTCGTCTACAGTAGCAGATTGCCCTAATCCATATAAACTTTGGCAATTCTCTATAAAACTGTTAAACACGAAGGATATAGCTGCAGTAGGGTCATCCTTTTTGCGTTCTTCTCTATCTTCTCGATTATCAAATCTTATCGCAGCCAAAAGGACAACAAATCTTTTCTTACTGAGAACTGCTCTGAATATGTCCCTTCCAGTTCCATCTGTTGCAAATAGGTGGTGTTTTGAAACAGCAGAATATTTTTCACTCATCGAATTTAGCTTTTTGTTAGTGCACTGCATAATATGTTCAAATATATTGTCACTAAAAAGTAAGCCCCAAATAGCTAGCGGATCTGCAGACTCACCAAGCATCCTTGCCTTTAATTTCAGTATGGGAACTTTCATCACAATGTTATGTTTTCGGACTTTAGATGATGGATGAACTTCTGAAGTACACCACCTATACCGATTTTtgccatatatatatttcttttcactttccgTTGAGTCCACTTCATCACTGTCATTGTCCTCCTCATATTCAGATAATTCCGAGTTAGTGTCATGCTCTGACTCAATATTATAGTCGTCCGATACATCGTCTATATCACTACCACTATCAGTGTCTTCGTTATTCCACTTAGAGAGAGTTTCTTCATAATCACAATCGCCCAAACGCACCCGCTTAGATGGCCCAGCCATAACTCACTATATTTGAAACACGCACTAAAGTAACGTAAAGGGTCCGGCGTAGTCTGACAGACTACCGCGCAATTATAATCGTTCCTAACTTAGAGTATAACTGAACGAAATCGACAGAAATGTGACTATTTTTTAATGACCAATAGGGGAAGGAATAGGCGGAGCGACCCGTATGTAGGTGGTTCCAGTAGCAAATAAACAGGATTTGTTTATATGACGTAGTCTCTCAGACGACGCcggaccagttaagggttaatgccgcctccgaacggcagatgggtttttaggaggagcttttttaaTGACAGAAATAAGCTCGATGATTTGCGACGGGCGATATTATTAGGAACAAATTTTCTATCGGTAGTCATGAACCAGCCCATTCGTCCACGGCTCGGTGAGAATGTTACTCCCAGAAATTCtagcttttttacattttcgctTACATAATTACACTAATTCacagccaaaaaaaaataccagtctaacggttagacgcgatagaagtgaaaccttccgtaaaacaaactgagagagaatgagacgaaggcagcattaggagcgggataattataggttcattataatattgctataaagttcatattttattcatcctcaatgttttcaatttcaacaaatgatatgagtggcttatgatagctaaaatatgatacaaatgctttggtttcgatgttgtcaacatatctttgaaataccgtgtcaattgttgtttttttctgtcgatattcacgacacttttctgcattatttttcggcataattgcggtaaacatttaaaaatgaaaatatttacgaatataaaaatacggacgcaatacagcacacgcggttgctattatgagcgtcgtagcgcgtatattacacagacgtactaacatacacacaaacattcgtaggacgcttggtttgaattttttatacatatgtatgtatgctatactatggcctagcctatgtatgtacatacatatttgtgttctgaacttccagcaaaacaatgcttattaatatacacatatgcatctacatacaaccgcacacacaggccactcactttattcctgtaaatgcgtctgtcgtccaaagctaaaattctatgcctagcgactacaagaacaaaatgcattaataggcgcaggcgtagcggccatcatcctagttgccatagcgctgaacagtcgcggcggcgccgaacagtttcaactattgtaaagtgcaacaaaaactcatcatcaaaaaattgatttataaattcgagctcatagttctaagagcaagtactttcattcataaaacgagccgcccatatgctaattttctcgacaattcgaaaatagtcaatattggaatatttcgcgtagaattatttgccaatattcaatttttgtcaagtcgagtgcctgcggctccgtaaatatgtttgcacccatatatgtatgtaaatatatgtttctaaatgctcgacaaccgcagctgcctgttcaaggttagtgtacattaggccgggtcgatttgtgggaaggcaaaaaaattacccattgctctgtgaaaatcatattctagggatcagaataagaaattttggaattaaggaaccatacctctaaaacgatttctgatgtcccccaatatgggtcgaactttttagtttcttttctataactcacattcattcatttacatatgttctgactaaataaatttcttaagagaaaaaatagataatattataaataaataaaaataaagaaaaaacatagccatttagctgattttttcatgtaaagaccaaaaatggtgatattttgaaattgggggacatcagaattcgttttagaggtatggttccttcggcaaagtttcttattttgatccctagaatacgattttcacagagcaatgagcgatttttaaattgacccgccctactgtacatgcaatgctgtgcctatgaatgcgcgctggatttcttgagaaattttaccgtatgttttgctgtggcgaggcacatatgtacatacacacaacatatatacatatatccgcatatatacatacatatataaattcacaaatttaaatttgcttatgccatccttctgtgtgcctggtaatgaagcattttctatacatacatatatatacgtatatcttttttcctcttctttttggtgtcgctttttcgtttcactttttctcaaatcactcccaacgattctaaagaagttttcacttcaaaaaaaagaaCCGATCTAACAAGCAGTCGCTGTATCCgaaaatccacataattttttttttgtgccagtTTCTGTAGTTTTGGAAATAACGGTCTTGgaacacagaaaaaaagtacaaatgGTAGACAAATTACTCTTTGTCTaagcaagaaaaattacttactTCACTGCATTTCTCCTCGAAGTCGGTTACCACAGCTGTTTTATTTACACTATACTCTAGAATTGTACAAAGATTCGCTGATTCTGTTTTAGAGGTCTCCAGAGCTTCGTATTCTCCAATTGATGCGAATAATTGCGGTAGCCAAAGTCGAATGGTATTTAAGCTGTAATTAAATGTTTTCATTGATGAGCACAACTACAAATATAATTCATGCTACATAcccaagcaaaattaaaaactgcaTTGCGTACGCGTGAAGCGAATGCCCGAATAGAGGTTTCTTGAACATGGGCTTGATCTGAATCATACCATCACGGACAGCTTGCGTAAATGTTCTTGGTTCACGCTTAAATTTCGGCTTAACCGGTTTATTCTCCACTGTGAATACATGCTCATTGACATTGGAACCACGATTCGGTACTTCCTCAACCAGCTGCTTAATCTGAACAAAGAGAAATACCCTAAATATGTAAACGGATACTTGAAAGGTGAATTAAGATTTTACGCACAGGATAGGTATGCATAGGAACTCTCTGATTAAGGGCATAAATCTTTTGAAATGAATGTAGAGCTTCAGCATTTCTCCCTTGAGACATAAGAAACTTGGGGCTCTCTGGTAAGAAAATGAAGCTAAGTCCACCAATCAAACTTGGTAACCCGCACACGGCCAAGAATATTTGCCAAGAGTACACTGAAATGTTTTGTGGTGAAAATAAGttgataaattattttatgaaatgttttataaaaatattttgtatatcaaAATACCTTGTAGACTATCGAACAATAGAAAATTCCAAGGTCTTGGAAATATGGCCCATGCTATTAATGGTAAAGCTAGCGTTGCCAACGAATTTATCATACCCAAAATCATGAGCACTCGTGGTCGTTGTTTGGCAGGATGCAACTCGGTTAAATACGTAAAAAGTACAGCGCCGGGTCCATTAACACTGTAATGAGAAATATCACAACAATTGCGAAACTGACTACACAAAATAGTTTTTCGTATACCAAACTTACATAAAGCCACCTAAAAACTTGAAGGCAACGAGCATTTGAAAGTTTTGTGTCAATGAGCTACTAAACACACAAATAGCATCAGCTAAGTAACCGAAAATCAAAACTTTTCTCCTCCCCAATGTATCTGCCAGATAGCCCCAAATGATTGCTGACGTGGTCATTCCAGCATAGGTTGCTGCATTCAGCAAGCCTTTATCTCTCAGAGTCATCTCAAGATCACACTCGGCAACCGGAAGAATGAAGGACATTGTGGAAGTTTCAAAGACAGTAGCCAGCGCCCCAAATACTCCAACgagaagcaaaacaaaattaaaaatcccgAAACCTGCTGTGTCCATAGCCTTCTCGAAGTCGGCGGGTTCATCTGCTAACGGTTACATATGAAAGATACAGATTAAAGATACTTGATTAAAGTGCATACAAAAGCAATATTTGTAAAGGAGTGTAAAAtatgaggggtgccttttatatttcgggattagagaacaaaaacaaattttaatcatcgaaaatcactttattgtttttcaaaatattctccatgaagatctatacacttttgcatgcgtttgaaccaattgtcgaagcacctctgccactctgaatgagatacctccaaaacatgcattctgaatgccgcaaccgcttcttcaggtgtcgaaaaacgttgacctctcagtttgttttttacgtacgggaataaaaagaagtcattcggtgccaagtcaggactatacggcggatgacccattaattcgatgtttcgggtgctcaaaaatgcagttgtttgagccgatgtgtgagagctcgcattgtcctgttgaagagtgatccgtctttggcgattggttttcctaatttcttggaagacaactggcaaacaaatggttgtgtaccactcagaatttactgttctgcgttgttctagtggtacggttgcgacatgtccagtttttccgaaaaaacaggtgaccatttgcttggaagtgcttcgtgcgcgaacaacttttgttgggttTGGCTCAtgttgaaacacccatacagtcgactgctgtttactttcgggctcatacgcgtaaatccatgattcatcacctgtcacgatgtcatagacgtgtttcgaagccccgcgatcgtattttttgagcatttccttcgaccaatcgacacgagcctttttttgagcgatcaaatttttttgacaatcaaatgtttatgcagtattgaatgtatgctgatcccactaatgcctaagattgtctcaatctcacgataggtcacatgacgatcttgcaatatcagttcgcgcacagcatcaatggttttcggaacaacaactgattttggacgaccttcacgaaattcgtcttggagtgaactacgaccacgattgaattcaccataccatcgataaacactggtccttgatggagcttcatcgccaaaaaatgaattaagttcatccatgcaatgttgctgagttaatccacgtcgaaagttgtaaaaaataatcgcacgaaaatgttcacgatttaattccatttttgcaccgagatgaatcttttaagttactgtaaccAATACAAATAgcgcaaaaaatgtcaaactttgcgatacagctgtcagttgccagattgcaacacaagggttgccaaatcccgaaatataaaaggcacccctcgtatcatacataaatgcatgcaCTACTCACGCCCTATTGTTTTGCTGAGAAATTTAACTTTTAGACTAAATGATGACCTATTAAGATATCATTGCGGGCCAAAGCGTATGCTCTTTATTTCAATGCAGCTAGAAGCCGGGGTTCGTAACCTCTTAAAAAATTcgcattcttttatttttgcttcttacCTTTCTactaatttgtaaataaattgttatctctttaaaaaaaactgagtTCGTTAATTACCATATCTTGAAAATCCGTTAACCGGTTGTAAATTAAAGTAGAAGATTTCACAAGAAATCATTTAATTTGCATTCCGCTAtacttctattaaaattttcccataaaacacataatttttttttttatttatttatttattttatttattgcctttgaatggatacattcttacagactatattaagctaatgtacaatagtttagtagttactaagaaaagaacgatttaagatgattgactaagatgccataggccatgtaaaatcagcaccagaagaattgaaaaacatatttaaatctgcacatgccctaggaatcggagcattcaccccatagctggttctcgagaagccaattttaaaggtttcatactgtcggagcctcatattgggtatattaaattgaattttacttaaaagggaaggacaatcaatagatccagaaatgatacgaataataaatgagcacgatagaatagatcgtctgctatcaagtggttttaagtcaattaataaacttcgagagcggtacgatggtacaggttcagaaaagtttaaagatcggagcgcaaaacgaagaaagactttctgaactctctcaatccgattagatagacctatttggtacggtctccaaataatagcggcatactctaatcttgatctaacaaaagcacaatacaatgttttgagagtgtgcGGGTTGGcaaatgcagaacaatttcggcgaacgaatgctagcatcgcatatgatcgtcttatgacgtggttaacatggctggtgaaattcagcttagagtcgaaaataacgcctaagtctttaatttcctcaacggattgcaaaggtAAGCCAACAATATTATACGAACTATGCAAAGTATTttttgatttagcatattttacgtgaaagcatttgctaatatttagtgacaaattgtttaaataacaccagttccggacattatgcaagtcggtttgcaacttttcagagtcCCTAACACTGTTAATCACTGCAATTTGCCCTCAAATACCGCACGCACCCTGTATTAAAACAACATTTCCACGAAATGTGTTTTCAATAAAGTTTACTCAATCGTATTCCTAACATTTTATAATTTGGCATacacaagatggcgcaaaatgaatcatccaattttgtttttgcataacctttctaagaattaaaaaaaaatattttgatcttCACGATAATTGCTTGTATGtttttatactgcagctgttttttttttacagcagTTCGCAATTGTCAAATATGATCGACGTACGACGCAGTTCTGGGGACTCgtggccattcaatttccaaactagtAGCTGTGTTTATATTTTCGCATGAATACTATAGAAGTTTTAGAGACGataaagaggaagaaacagtagaacacttcgtttgtaattgtccagccttagctaggagtaggcggccgccgtagccgattggaTTGGttcgtgactaccgttcggaatttagagagaacgtaggttcgaatctcggtgcaagaccaaaatgaaggaaaagttttttctaatagcggtcgaccctcggcagacaatggtaaaccttcgagtgtatttctgccatgaaaaagctccttataaaaaatatctgccgttcggagtcggcttgaaactgtaggtccccccacttgtggaacaacatcaagacacgcgccacaaaaaggaggaggagctcggccaaacacccaaagcgggtgtacgcaccaattacaaatttatatatattttgactCCTTGAGGGAGTCGCTATGAGTATAGCAATGCTCTTAGGACAATACCATTTGGACTCCCTCAAGGAACTATCCGGTTGGGAAAAAGCttatcctacgcttcataaaaGAGTCTAACTGATTctatgtaagaagaagcttaattctgtcgcaagaccaaacaggcttgtacttatatgggttccgggacactccggtgttcaaggaaacgaaattgccaacgaattggccaaccgtggatcagcggtgcccccacaggggccagagccaataatcggaatcagtcccgcaggaatcaagaattggatcaacgattatgtaggcaatctacataaagagcgatggtccggtctagaacgctgcagaactgcaaagtgttttgtgacaagtccgaacagaaaactgtcaaactttctactaaaacttagaaggaaaaacattcggttgatgggcggcatcattacaggacacaacccatggggtcagcatatgaccaccattggaatcatcgaggacccggtatgcctgtcatgcttggaggaggcggatagcactgagcactttctctgtgagtgtcctgcctttgctagagcgcgactacgagtattgggttccgatgtcatgggaatgagtaatatccgttctctaaaactggaggatatttacagatttgccaaagaatctggaaaattctcacaggactaactatctctatctctgtctctattctttcctatctctttctctgatacttttcttcctccctccttgactatctaccccctttccagagctttaaatacaatgggctttttagcctgagtgttttaggagccaccaaatctcctggtgctccttggcccgacctcttcaaattcaaattcaagatTCTATGAAAAGTAAACAGTAAATTTcccgtgttacacagtggtaccGCAACGGACCTACAAAGTCTAAGTGAGTTAGCTGCTCTAAcctagctgtgtttaccggtcattagacgatcggcacacacgcaggAGATTTACCATTTAAATACAATTGCAGAAGTTGTTGGTctcctttcagagaaggaaactattggccactttctttgtaaatgtccggctttggcagctagacgattaaggctACTGGCTGCACCTTTCTTCGtaagcctggggcagtgctctAACCTAAATCCCATGAACCTTCTCCATTCATCAACGGCTCTGGTTGGctgcagatatctgcctgttgaaggtctcaaaatggtatcacaacggcgctttagtgccagactggtactgcAACCATTTCATCTTCCATTCCTACGCGATTTCCATTTCGTTAGATTTTTCTATTACTAAAAATCGATtctatttttgacgtgataacgtcttataattcgatttaacaggctgcacgcacgaaaaaatgtgtcgttaccttgctcattagtgttaccttgctcattgccgttaccttgaatgaactgcaagcgaaagcgcggaacgaacgacaaagcaaacaaagcaaacgaacggcaacgttcgacatcttgctctctcctacttaagtgagcgtatatgtgtatgtatatgcgcatatgtacatatataaattcacgtatttgtatttgcatatgccttcttattgattattattaatttgatttacttgaagaatttaaaataaaaccaagtttgttaataatacctgttgttttaatgttattattattttttgacgggataacgtcttataattctatgtagccggctgcacgcaccaaaaaatgcgtcgttaccttgcttgaacagcatgttatgttatgttatgttatgttatgttatgttatgttctgttatgttatgttatgttatgttatgttatgttatgttatgttatgttatgttatcttatgttatgttatgttatcttatgttatgttatgttatgttaaagtatattatgttatgttaatgttaactcttTCTCTatgtccatacaaaatatctatcaaacaaataaaattaaaattttcttttgaaaaatgcaaccattcaatcagtattttcttatgacgttatcacgttaaactatcgtcagtaaaccgactttacagacaacctcttttttgtttaatggtaagtattacaaatattatatttattagctaattggcttttaatttttttttaaattagttcaaatattatttttagtatcGAATTTACTAAGTTTTGAAGTATGTGCGGACCAATTTGAGCCAAAACTTccttgtttttaaatttgagcTCCATAACCGTGCAAAAGTGTGATTTCGGAGCTTTCGATCAGAAACCCTGCGAACCATGGAGCTCCATTGCAGAAACCACTCCAACGATGTACTACTCACATGGTTTCTGCTGGGAGATGCAGTCATCATCTACTTTTTGATCCATAAAGGGGTTAGGCCACtgtagaatttcgaaaaaatcgtttttttttttattgaaattgttaCTTTGAGCTTCTAGAATATGATGCAAATAGAATtaaaccgaaaaaaattgtttttcttttaaatttcgcGTCTTTCCTGCAGCGCGTCAGTTGTCCCTAAAATTACTGTAGGTATGCATTAAATTCACGCCTGCTCAGAAGATAAGTGTATACTGCTTCACTGAGCGATGCGACAAAAGAAGCGCACTCCAACATAAAATCAACCAGAAAAGCAGCAGAGGACAAAAACTTCAACTAAGAAGggcagtttatttatttttatttatataaaattagcttACAACATATGTAAATCTTATAAGCTATTTTAAGTTAGGAGCTATAGCAGCGAGGCCTTAAGCTcgataattttatatacatatgcatacttcCATTCTTAAACTTAGtagatacaattttattttaaatcttatgGTAAAGATTGGTTCTTTTGAGGAATTTTGTTATTAGGGATATTGACTCAGGAGAAGGGACTGAGAGGTGTGAAATTGGGTTTGTGCTAGTGAATATTTGTTCTCTACAGGTAGCATACAGGGGGCAACTCAGTAGAAGATGAGTTACTGTGACTAAGATATCTGTGTTGCAAGTACAATATAATGGGTTTGTGTTATTCATAAGATGGCCATGTGTTATTTTCGTGTGTCCTAACCTAAGGCGTTCGAATTTTATAATGTCTAGTCGTGAaggttttttattagttttttgtagaaaatctgTTATATTGGTCTTTGTGTAGTT
Coding sequences within:
- the LOC129253476 gene encoding synaptic vesicle glycoprotein 2B-like; this encodes MDTAGFGIFNFVLLLVGVFGALATVFETSTMSFILPVAECDLEMTLRDKGLLNAATYAGMTTSAIIWGYLADTLGRRKVLIFGYLADAICVFSSSLTQNFQMLVAFKFLGGFIVNGPGAVLFTYLTELHPAKQRPRVLMILGMINSLATLALPLIAWAIFPRPWNFLLFDSLQVYSWQIFLAVCGLPSLIGGLSFIFLPESPKFLMSQGRNAEALHSFQKIYALNQRVPMHTYPIKQLVEEVPNRGSNVNEHVFTVENKPVKPKFKREPRTFTQAVRDGMIQIKPMFKKPLFGHSLHAYAMQFLILLGLNTIRLWLPQLFASIGEYEALETSKTESANLCTILEYSVNKTAVVTDFEEKCSERPDISMDVYINNIIVSITGLVGYCFAGMIVKALGAKRLLTFGLLISGCLGIGLYWSASGLSTLIISSAFVTICSVSTSSLMGIVIALFPTSLRSLVVATAMMFGRLGALSGNLVFPIFMEMGCIQPFLMVGLVLLVGSALSLILPSGTQFNLT